One part of the Coffea eugenioides isolate CCC68of unplaced genomic scaffold, Ceug_1.0 ScVebR1_78;HRSCAF=398, whole genome shotgun sequence genome encodes these proteins:
- the LOC113758928 gene encoding vacuolar protein sorting-associated protein 55 homolog: IKSGGIVLQILACALYNNWWPMLTVIMYVVLPMPLILLAGSDTLSLFSESQSGWADVTKFLTGASAVGSIAIPIILKHAGVIGWGAMAMELSSFFTFVLAIMCFIGTSEDDGYSIL, encoded by the exons ATAAAGTCAGGGGGGATTGTATTGCAGATATTG GCATGTGCTTTGTACAACAATTGGTGGCCAATGCTAACAG TAATAATGTATGTGGTTCTACCTATGCCCTTAATTCTTTTGGCTGGCTCGGATACTTTATCTCTCTTCTCTGAATCTCAAAGTGG CTGGGCAGACGTGACCAAATTCTTAACTGGGGCTTCGGCTGTTGGTAGCATAGCAATACCAATCATCTTAAAGCATGCTGGAGTAATTGGGTGGGGGGCAATGGCAATGGAGCTCTCATCCTTTTTCACATTTGTTCTAGCAATCATGTGTTTCATTGGAACGAGCGAAGATGATGGATATAGCATCCTTTGA